A stretch of Aeromicrobium tamlense DNA encodes these proteins:
- a CDS encoding sugar phosphate isomerase/epimerase family protein — protein sequence MGKRFTLFTGQWADLTLEEVAELAARWGYDGLEIAVSGEHLDAWRWDDDEYVEGRLEILRRHGLGCWAISNHLKGQAVCDDPIDDRHRSIVGPRVWGDGDPEGVRRRAAEEMQHTARLAQRMGVDVVVGFTGSSIWQYVAMFPPVPAERIAAGYQDFADRWNPILDVFDECGVRFAHEVHPSEIAYDHWSTVRAMEAIGHREAFGLNWDPSHMVWQGIDTVAFISDFADRIYHVDCKDIRMRMGGGRNGILSSHLPWGDQRRGWDFVSTGRGDVPWEDAFRALARIGYDGPISVEWEDAGMDRLRGAPEALEFLKRFDFEPPTASFDSVFDQG from the coding sequence ATGGGCAAGCGCTTCACCCTCTTCACGGGCCAGTGGGCCGACCTCACCCTCGAGGAGGTCGCGGAGCTCGCGGCGCGCTGGGGGTACGACGGTCTCGAGATCGCCGTGTCGGGCGAGCACCTCGACGCGTGGCGCTGGGACGACGACGAGTACGTCGAGGGGCGCCTGGAGATCCTGCGCCGCCACGGGCTCGGCTGCTGGGCGATCTCGAACCACCTGAAGGGCCAGGCGGTCTGCGACGACCCGATCGACGACCGGCACCGCTCGATCGTGGGCCCGCGCGTGTGGGGCGACGGTGACCCCGAGGGCGTCCGCCGGCGCGCGGCCGAGGAGATGCAGCACACCGCGCGCCTTGCGCAGCGGATGGGCGTCGACGTCGTGGTGGGCTTCACGGGCTCGTCGATCTGGCAGTACGTGGCGATGTTCCCGCCGGTCCCCGCCGAGCGCATCGCGGCCGGCTACCAGGACTTCGCCGACCGCTGGAACCCGATCCTCGACGTCTTCGACGAGTGCGGCGTGCGATTCGCGCACGAGGTCCACCCGTCCGAGATCGCCTACGACCACTGGTCGACGGTGCGGGCGATGGAGGCGATCGGCCACCGCGAGGCGTTCGGCCTCAACTGGGACCCCAGCCACATGGTGTGGCAGGGGATCGACACCGTCGCGTTCATCAGCGACTTCGCCGACCGGATCTATCACGTGGACTGCAAGGACATCCGGATGCGGATGGGCGGCGGCAGGAACGGCATCCTCTCGTCGCACCTGCCGTGGGGCGACCAGCGCCGCGGCTGGGACTTCGTCTCCACGGGTCGCGGCGACGTGCCGTGGGAGGACGCGTTCCGCGCACTCGCCCGCATCGGCTACGACGGTCCGATCTCGGTGGAGTGGGAGGACGCGGGCATGGACCGCCTCCGCGGCGCCCCGGAGGCGCTGGAGTTCCTCAAGCGCTTCGACTTCGAGCCGCCGACCGCCTCGTTCGACTCCGTGTTCGATCAGGGCTGA
- a CDS encoding adenosylcobinamide-GDP ribazoletransferase, producing MSRLGDAVRLSVGTFSALPVPPPRQVDRRTAGIAVAIAPLAVVPVGLLVALVAWGGRELGLNQLVVGALAIGAGVWATRGFHLDGLADTTDALASSYDRERALTVARTGDVGPAGAAALVLVLLAQAAAAGTLIVCWERGFVAVGVLWCLARAGATVGLRHGVPAARQDGMGATFAGSVSPLALATVWLLVAVAGAAVTGLTDATVAQGLVAVAATLLVVLLLVAHVARRLGGIIGDAVGASVEVALAVLLIGFSAVIA from the coding sequence GTGAGCCGGCTCGGGGACGCCGTCCGGCTGTCGGTCGGCACCTTCAGTGCCCTCCCCGTGCCGCCGCCGCGGCAGGTCGACCGTCGCACCGCCGGCATCGCGGTGGCGATCGCGCCGCTCGCGGTCGTTCCCGTCGGCCTGCTCGTGGCGCTCGTGGCGTGGGGCGGGCGCGAGCTCGGCCTGAACCAGCTCGTCGTCGGCGCCCTCGCGATCGGCGCCGGGGTCTGGGCGACTCGCGGGTTCCACCTCGACGGGCTCGCCGACACGACCGACGCGCTGGCCTCGTCCTACGACCGCGAGCGGGCGCTGACCGTCGCGCGCACCGGCGACGTCGGCCCCGCGGGAGCCGCCGCCCTCGTCCTGGTCCTGCTCGCGCAGGCCGCCGCCGCGGGCACGCTGATCGTGTGCTGGGAGCGAGGCTTCGTGGCCGTCGGCGTGCTGTGGTGCCTCGCCCGCGCGGGTGCCACCGTGGGCCTGCGGCACGGAGTGCCGGCCGCCCGCCAGGACGGCATGGGCGCCACCTTCGCCGGCAGCGTGAGCCCCCTCGCCCTCGCGACCGTCTGGCTCCTCGTCGCTGTCGCCGGCGCGGCCGTCACGGGGCTCACCGACGCCACCGTGGCGCAGGGGCTCGTCGCCGTCGCGGCCACGCTGCTCGTCGTCCTCCTGCTGGTCGCCCACGTCGCGCGTCGCCTGGGTGGCATCATCGGCGATGCGGTGGGCGCCTCGGTCGAGGTCGCCCTCGCTGTCCTCCTGATCGGCTTCTCGGCGGTGATCGCATGA
- a CDS encoding bifunctional adenosylcobinamide kinase/adenosylcobinamide-phosphate guanylyltransferase, whose product MRTLITGGVRSGKSFHAESLVVAAPDVTYIAPGPAPDPEFDPDWAARVEAHRSRRPAHWKTVETADLERAIAMTDDTVIIDCLGTWVTALVSELDGWDQTLDDWEPEFWLRVERAAQAMTAHGEDVVVVTNEVGWGVVPEHRSGRLFRDLLGKVNQRFAMDCDEVLLVVSGRVLRL is encoded by the coding sequence GTGAGGACCCTCATCACCGGAGGCGTGCGCTCGGGCAAGTCGTTCCATGCCGAGTCGCTCGTCGTCGCGGCCCCCGACGTCACGTACATCGCCCCCGGTCCGGCCCCCGATCCGGAGTTCGACCCCGACTGGGCGGCCCGGGTCGAGGCGCACCGCAGCCGGCGTCCCGCCCACTGGAAGACGGTCGAGACCGCCGACCTCGAGCGCGCGATCGCGATGACCGACGACACGGTGATCATCGACTGCCTCGGCACGTGGGTGACCGCCCTGGTCAGCGAGCTCGACGGCTGGGACCAGACCCTCGACGACTGGGAGCCCGAGTTCTGGCTGCGCGTCGAGCGCGCCGCGCAGGCCATGACCGCGCACGGGGAGGACGTCGTCGTGGTGACGAACGAGGTCGGCTGGGGCGTCGTGCCCGAGCACCGCTCCGGGCGCCTCTTCCGCGACCTCCTCGGCAAGGTCAACCAGCGCTTCGCGATGGACTGCGACGAGGTCCTCCTCGTCGTCTCGGGCCGCGTCCTGCGCCTCTGA
- a CDS encoding DNA-3-methyladenine glycosylase I, which yields MTFLGPDGQPRCDWAGSAPGFVEYHDTEWGFPVADDVRLFEKFCLEGFQSGLSWRTILDKRESFRAAFAGFDLDTVAGFDESDVLRMLADAGIVRHRGKIEAAINNAGRALELVESEGSLAAFVWRHEPDPAEIPAPQTLTTSPTAIALSKDLKKRGWKFVGPTTVFSFMQAMGLVNDHAHDCVVRASVAAARDAFTPPA from the coding sequence ATGACCTTCCTCGGCCCCGACGGCCAGCCACGCTGCGACTGGGCGGGCAGCGCGCCCGGCTTCGTGGAGTACCACGACACCGAGTGGGGCTTCCCCGTCGCCGACGACGTGCGGCTGTTCGAGAAGTTCTGCCTCGAGGGGTTCCAGTCGGGGCTGTCGTGGCGCACGATCCTGGACAAGCGCGAGAGCTTCCGGGCGGCGTTCGCGGGCTTCGACCTCGACACCGTGGCCGGGTTCGACGAGTCCGACGTGCTGCGGATGCTGGCCGACGCCGGCATCGTGCGGCACCGCGGCAAGATCGAGGCGGCGATCAACAACGCCGGCCGCGCGCTCGAGCTGGTCGAGTCCGAGGGCTCGCTCGCGGCGTTCGTCTGGCGTCACGAGCCCGACCCCGCCGAGATCCCCGCGCCGCAGACGCTCACCACCTCGCCCACCGCGATCGCCCTGTCGAAGGACCTCAAGAAGCGCGGCTGGAAGTTCGTCGGCCCCACCACGGTCTTCTCGTTCATGCAGGCGATGGGCCTGGTGAACGACCACGCGCACGACTGCGTCGTACGGGCCAGCGTCGCCGCCGCGCGCGACGCCTTCACGCCTCCGGCCTGA
- a CDS encoding Gfo/Idh/MocA family protein: MSARELRVAAIGYSFMGRAHSNAWRNVGAFHPDLPAVTQQVLVGRDESAVRGAAHQLGWREWATDWRDVVTRDDVDVVDVCTPGHLHHEIALAALRAGKHVVVEKPLTNTIDQSVELVAAAQEARSRGVRSMVGFNYRCVPALALAREVIAEGRIGEVRQVRASYLQDWLVDPDAPMTWRLRKEQAGSGVLGDLGSHVVDQVRFLLDDEIASASGRLETFVGSRPGPAGPEDVTVDDAAWALLGTGRGAVVSLEVSRMAAGRKNALQIEVYGSRGSVAFDLERLNELWVDTGQGRTRVLVTEPDHPHLAAWWPPGHVLGWDHTFTTQAAGFLSAIASGVDPAPSFEDGLAVQRVLDAIERSAVAGRGTVELARS; the protein is encoded by the coding sequence ATGAGCGCGCGCGAGCTGCGGGTGGCCGCCATCGGCTACTCCTTCATGGGCCGGGCCCACTCCAACGCCTGGCGCAACGTCGGCGCGTTCCACCCCGACCTTCCCGCCGTGACCCAGCAGGTCCTCGTCGGTCGCGACGAGTCCGCCGTGCGCGGCGCCGCGCACCAGCTGGGCTGGCGCGAGTGGGCCACCGACTGGCGCGACGTGGTGACCCGCGACGACGTGGACGTCGTCGACGTCTGCACGCCCGGCCACCTCCACCACGAGATCGCGCTGGCCGCCCTGCGCGCCGGCAAGCACGTGGTGGTCGAGAAGCCGCTCACCAACACGATCGACCAGTCCGTCGAGCTCGTCGCCGCGGCGCAGGAGGCGCGCTCGCGCGGGGTGCGCTCGATGGTGGGGTTCAACTACCGCTGCGTGCCCGCGCTGGCGCTCGCCCGCGAGGTCATCGCGGAGGGCCGGATCGGCGAGGTGCGCCAGGTCCGCGCGTCCTACCTCCAGGACTGGCTCGTCGACCCGGACGCGCCGATGACGTGGCGGCTGCGCAAGGAGCAGGCCGGGTCCGGCGTGCTGGGCGACCTCGGCTCGCACGTCGTCGACCAGGTCCGCTTCCTGCTCGACGACGAGATCGCGAGCGCCTCGGGCCGCCTCGAGACCTTCGTCGGGTCGCGCCCCGGTCCCGCCGGCCCGGAGGACGTGACCGTCGACGACGCCGCGTGGGCGCTGCTCGGCACCGGTCGTGGCGCCGTGGTCAGCCTCGAGGTCAGCCGAATGGCCGCGGGCCGCAAGAACGCGCTGCAGATCGAGGTCTACGGCTCCCGAGGCTCGGTCGCCTTCGACCTCGAGCGCCTCAACGAGTTGTGGGTCGACACGGGCCAGGGCCGCACGCGCGTCCTCGTGACCGAGCCCGACCACCCGCACCTCGCCGCCTGGTGGCCGCCGGGCCACGTGCTGGGATGGGACCACACGTTCACGACGCAGGCCGCCGGGTTCCTGTCCGCGATCGCCTCGGGCGTCGACCCGGCACCGTCGTTCGAGGACGGGCTCGCGGTGCAGCGGGTGCTCGACGCGATCGAGCGCAGCGCCGTGGCGGGCCGCGGCACGGTCGAGCTCGCGCGATCCTGA
- a CDS encoding substrate-binding domain-containing protein, protein MRGVLVSAAAVLVLAACSTDDVSDAGDDDSGSKDTEWFVQADFDRQNEQRSATFEGDAATPWLQYIDGDMTDTSKFKSEGAKKVCFANASISNPWRQTGWITMQQQLKVLQDEGVVSQMETRDAQDSDDTQIADIDYFIKEGNCDAFIISPNSTAAMTPAVERACETGKPVVVFDRGVDTDCATSFIHPIGGYAWGIDTAEFLVDNLEKGDKVVALRILPGVDVLETRWAAAEKIFEENDIEADDQFTDADPTKIKQIITDAINSDDIKGVWMDAGDGAVAAIEAFEDAGKDYPVMTGEDEMSFLRKWEETGLTGLAPVYSNFQWRTPLLAVQKIFAGEEVPTEWVLPQSPITEDDRADYLKANDGMPDGHYAKFGGEDLPGFPKAWQDR, encoded by the coding sequence ATGAGAGGGGTACTCGTGTCGGCCGCGGCCGTGCTGGTACTCGCTGCCTGCAGCACGGACGACGTGTCCGACGCGGGCGACGACGACTCGGGTTCGAAGGACACCGAGTGGTTCGTGCAGGCGGACTTCGACCGCCAGAACGAGCAGCGCAGCGCGACGTTCGAGGGAGACGCCGCGACCCCGTGGCTGCAGTACATCGACGGTGACATGACGGACACCTCGAAGTTCAAGTCCGAGGGCGCCAAGAAGGTCTGCTTCGCCAACGCCTCGATCAGCAACCCGTGGCGCCAGACCGGCTGGATCACGATGCAGCAGCAGCTGAAGGTGCTCCAGGACGAGGGCGTCGTCTCGCAGATGGAGACCCGCGACGCGCAGGACTCCGACGACACGCAGATCGCGGACATCGACTACTTCATCAAGGAGGGCAACTGCGACGCCTTCATCATCTCGCCGAACTCGACCGCGGCGATGACCCCGGCCGTCGAGCGCGCCTGTGAGACGGGCAAGCCGGTCGTCGTGTTCGACCGTGGCGTCGACACCGACTGCGCCACGTCGTTCATCCACCCGATCGGTGGCTACGCGTGGGGCATCGACACGGCCGAGTTCCTGGTCGACAACCTCGAGAAGGGCGACAAGGTCGTCGCGCTGCGCATCCTGCCCGGCGTCGACGTCCTGGAGACCCGCTGGGCCGCCGCCGAGAAGATCTTCGAGGAGAACGACATCGAGGCCGACGACCAGTTCACGGACGCCGACCCGACGAAGATCAAGCAGATCATCACCGACGCGATCAACTCCGACGACATCAAGGGCGTCTGGATGGACGCCGGTGACGGTGCCGTCGCCGCGATCGAGGCCTTCGAGGACGCCGGCAAGGACTACCCGGTCATGACCGGTGAGGACGAGATGAGCTTCCTGCGCAAGTGGGAGGAGACCGGTCTGACCGGACTCGCGCCGGTCTACTCGAACTTCCAGTGGCGCACCCCGCTGCTGGCGGTGCAGAAGATCTTCGCGGGCGAGGAGGTGCCGACCGAGTGGGTGCTGCCCCAGTCGCCGATCACCGAGGACGACCGTGCGGACTACCTGAAGGCGAACGACGGCATGCCCGACGGGCACTACGCCAAGTTCGGCGGCGAGGACCTCCCGGGCTTCCCGAAGGCCTGGCAGGACCGCTGA
- the cobT gene encoding nicotinate-nucleotide--dimethylbenzimidazole phosphoribosyltransferase — translation MITPPSQDARTAARDRLAALAIPTGALGRLGELAVWWSSVRGEATPAPPSHVRAVVFAGDHGVAAHGVSAYPSAVTGAMVRAFASGVAGTSVLARQHDVHLRVLDLGVDGDFPDLDPAIGAYKIRRGTEPFHLADAMTLDEARRAVEAGAAIAAEEIAAGADLLIGGDMGIGDTTTAAVLTAAVLGLPAVEVVGRGTGIDDEGLRVKTEVIDTALRRAQDRTADPIDLLSAIGSPDIAAQAGFISAAAQAGVPVLLDGAIATAAALVAERLTPGVAPWLAAGHRSTEGAQWHALKDLGLEPLLDLGMRLGEGSGAVTAVPLVRSAALLLSDMALLSEIL, via the coding sequence ATGATCACCCCGCCCTCGCAGGACGCACGCACCGCAGCTCGTGACCGCCTCGCCGCCCTCGCGATCCCCACGGGGGCGCTCGGCAGGCTCGGCGAGCTGGCGGTCTGGTGGTCCTCGGTGCGCGGCGAGGCGACGCCCGCTCCCCCGTCGCACGTGAGGGCGGTCGTCTTCGCCGGCGACCACGGCGTCGCGGCGCACGGTGTCTCGGCCTACCCGTCGGCCGTCACCGGCGCGATGGTGCGCGCGTTCGCGTCCGGCGTGGCCGGCACCTCGGTCCTCGCCCGCCAGCACGACGTGCACCTGCGCGTGCTCGACCTCGGCGTCGACGGCGACTTCCCCGACCTCGACCCCGCGATCGGCGCGTACAAGATCCGCCGCGGCACCGAGCCGTTCCACCTCGCCGACGCGATGACCCTCGACGAGGCGCGCCGCGCGGTCGAGGCCGGCGCGGCGATCGCCGCCGAGGAGATCGCGGCCGGGGCCGACCTGCTGATCGGCGGCGACATGGGCATCGGCGACACCACCACCGCCGCGGTCCTCACCGCCGCGGTCCTGGGTCTGCCGGCCGTCGAGGTCGTCGGCCGCGGCACCGGCATCGACGACGAGGGCCTGCGGGTCAAGACCGAGGTCATCGACACGGCGCTGCGACGCGCGCAGGACCGCACGGCCGATCCCATCGACCTGCTCAGCGCGATCGGCAGCCCCGACATCGCCGCCCAGGCCGGCTTCATCAGCGCCGCCGCGCAGGCCGGTGTCCCCGTGCTGCTCGACGGCGCGATCGCCACGGCCGCCGCGCTCGTGGCCGAGCGGCTGACGCCGGGCGTCGCCCCGTGGCTCGCCGCTGGTCACCGCTCCACCGAGGGCGCCCAGTGGCACGCCCTGAAGGACCTCGGCCTCGAGCCACTGCTCGACCTCGGCATGCGCCTGGGCGAGGGCTCGGGCGCCGTCACCGCGGTGCCGCTCGTGCGCTCGGCCGCCCTGCTGCTCTCGGACATGGCGCTGCTCTCCGAGATCCTGTGA
- a CDS encoding sugar phosphate isomerase/epimerase family protein, producing the protein MRSIGINTWVWQSPLTDATVEARLEHVAALGFDAVELPLEGLGDLTPAVVGPVLERTGLVPLVVGAMAPGRDLVEADGAAVAATQDYLRGCVDLASGIGAAAVCGPFYAATGRTWRMTPDERRSAYAQWREHLAPVVEHAAESGVRIGIEPLNRYETSLVNTVAQALEGLDGLLGPSLGLALDTYHLNIEERSSADAVRAAGEHLVHVQVCGSDRGAPGGDQTDWPALIAALDEVGHTGPLVIESFTAENASIATAASIWRPLAPTQDDLARDGLAFLRDLTRTEAA; encoded by the coding sequence GTGCGCAGCATCGGCATCAACACGTGGGTCTGGCAGTCCCCGCTCACCGACGCCACGGTGGAGGCCCGCCTGGAGCACGTCGCCGCGCTCGGCTTCGACGCGGTCGAGCTCCCGCTCGAAGGACTCGGCGACCTGACGCCCGCCGTCGTCGGGCCGGTGCTGGAGCGCACCGGGCTGGTGCCGCTCGTCGTGGGCGCCATGGCTCCCGGACGCGACCTCGTGGAGGCCGACGGCGCGGCGGTCGCGGCGACGCAGGACTACCTGCGTGGCTGCGTCGACCTCGCCTCCGGCATCGGCGCGGCCGCGGTCTGCGGACCGTTCTACGCGGCCACCGGCCGCACGTGGCGGATGACCCCGGACGAGCGGCGGTCCGCCTACGCGCAGTGGCGCGAGCACCTCGCGCCGGTCGTCGAGCACGCGGCCGAGAGCGGCGTGCGGATCGGCATCGAGCCGCTCAACCGCTACGAGACCTCGCTCGTCAACACCGTGGCCCAGGCGCTCGAGGGACTCGACGGCCTGCTCGGCCCGTCGCTGGGCCTCGCCCTGGACACCTACCACCTGAACATCGAGGAGCGGTCCAGCGCGGACGCGGTCCGGGCGGCCGGCGAGCACCTCGTGCACGTGCAGGTCTGCGGCAGCGACCGCGGCGCACCCGGAGGCGACCAGACCGACTGGCCGGCCCTGATCGCCGCCCTCGACGAGGTCGGGCACACCGGCCCACTCGTCATCGAGAGCTTCACCGCCGAGAACGCCTCCATCGCGACGGCGGCCTCGATCTGGCGCCCGCTCGCGCCCACGCAGGACGACCTCGCCCGCGACGGTCTCGCCTTCCTGCGCGACCTGACCCGGACGGAGGCGGCGTGA